The following coding sequences are from one Oryzisolibacter sp. LB2S window:
- a CDS encoding cytochrome c oxidase assembly protein, which produces MARRGDNLRMLGKLVVVTLGMFSFGYLLIPAYKAICEATGVNILSLTERQVPGNGVAAQDARDRVKNTQVDTSRTITVEFDANARGPWQFRPARRTMQVHPGEMATVLYEFENVQDRRMSAQAIPSYAPRQAAPHFNKLECFCFSEYTLDPGEKREWPVVFVIDPRLPRDVTTITLSYTFFEVGGKIPAAPQSTVGVVPGAGAGAS; this is translated from the coding sequence ATGGCGCGGCGCGGTGACAACCTCAGAATGCTCGGCAAGCTCGTGGTGGTGACGCTGGGCATGTTCTCGTTCGGCTACCTGCTCATCCCTGCCTACAAGGCCATCTGCGAGGCCACGGGTGTGAACATCCTGTCGCTCACCGAGCGTCAGGTGCCGGGCAATGGCGTGGCCGCGCAGGACGCGCGTGACAGGGTCAAGAACACCCAGGTCGACACCAGCCGCACCATCACCGTGGAGTTCGATGCCAATGCACGCGGCCCCTGGCAGTTCCGGCCGGCACGGCGCACCATGCAGGTTCATCCCGGTGAGATGGCGACCGTGCTCTACGAGTTCGAGAACGTGCAGGACAGGCGCATGTCCGCCCAGGCGATTCCCAGCTACGCACCGCGCCAGGCTGCGCCGCATTTCAACAAGCTCGAGTGCTTTTGCTTCAGCGAGTACACGCTGGACCCCGGCGAAAAGCGCGAATGGCCGGTGGTCTTCGTCATCGACCCGCGACTGCCCCGGGATGTCACGACGATCACGCTGTCCTACACCTTCTTCGAGGTCGGCGGCAAGATCCCTGCTGCGCCACAGTCCACCGTGGGCGTGGTTCCAGGGGCCGGGGCGGGTGCCTCATGA
- a CDS encoding DUF2970 domain-containing protein produces the protein MTGHGERQPAGADASLWRTVRAVAWAMLGIRNGDEFRKDQHALRPLQVLVVGLVGLFLLVLLLIGVVRWVV, from the coding sequence ATGACCGGCCATGGCGAGCGGCAGCCGGCCGGCGCCGACGCGTCGCTGTGGCGCACCGTGCGCGCCGTGGCCTGGGCCATGCTCGGCATCCGCAACGGTGACGAATTCCGCAAGGACCAGCACGCGCTGCGGCCCCTGCAGGTGCTGGTCGTCGGGCTGGTGGGGCTGTTTCTGCTGGTACTGCTGCTCATAGGCGTGGTCCGCTGGGTGGTGTGA
- a CDS encoding cytochrome c oxidase subunit 3: MSTSTPGTAQPHYYVPAPSRHPVMAAFGLFFVILGASQWINGEQWGQYAFWFGIAWWLVVLFQWFRDAAHESESGLYGRKIDISYRWSMSWFIFSEVMFFGAFFTALWWARAHSVPALGSLDNALLWPDFKAAWPSVVAGATASPANVVEPFQTVGPFWLPTINTALLLSSGVTLTIAHHALREDQRGKAIGFMWLTVLLGFTFLCVQGYEYFHLYTDLNLKLTSGVYGSTFFMLTGFHGFHVFVGMLMLFFITLRLQSGHFTAERHFGFEGAAWYWHFVDVVWLGLYILVYWM, encoded by the coding sequence ATGAGTACATCGACCCCGGGCACGGCGCAGCCCCATTACTACGTACCTGCACCGTCGCGCCACCCCGTGATGGCGGCGTTCGGCCTGTTCTTCGTGATCCTGGGGGCGAGCCAGTGGATCAATGGCGAGCAATGGGGCCAGTACGCCTTCTGGTTCGGCATTGCCTGGTGGCTGGTGGTGCTGTTCCAGTGGTTCCGCGATGCCGCACACGAGAGCGAGTCGGGTCTGTACGGGCGCAAGATCGACATCTCCTACCGCTGGAGCATGAGCTGGTTCATCTTCTCCGAGGTGATGTTCTTCGGTGCCTTCTTCACCGCACTGTGGTGGGCCCGGGCGCATTCCGTGCCCGCGCTGGGCAGCCTGGACAATGCCTTGCTGTGGCCCGACTTCAAGGCGGCCTGGCCCAGCGTGGTGGCCGGCGCCACGGCCTCGCCGGCCAATGTGGTCGAACCTTTCCAGACCGTGGGGCCATTCTGGCTGCCCACCATCAACACGGCATTGTTGCTGTCATCGGGCGTGACACTGACCATCGCCCACCACGCGCTGCGCGAGGACCAGCGTGGCAAGGCCATAGGCTTCATGTGGCTCACGGTGCTGCTGGGTTTCACCTTTCTGTGTGTCCAGGGCTATGAGTACTTCCATCTCTACACCGACCTGAACCTCAAGCTGACATCGGGCGTCTACGGCTCCACCTTTTTCATGCTCACGGGCTTCCATGGCTTTCACGTCTTCGTGGGCATGCTGATGCTGTTCTTCATCACCCTGCGCCTTCAAAGCGGTCACTTCACGGCCGAGCGGCATTTCGGCTTCGAGGGCGCGGCCTGGTATTGGCACTTCGTGGACGTGGTCTGGCTTGGGCTGTATATACTCGTCTACTGGATGTGA
- a CDS encoding twin transmembrane helix small protein: MKILVALAFLAIIASLGSALFFMMRRDGNDRQRGRQMARALALRVGLSVVLFLCLLAAWKLGYIQPTGLPVGPH; this comes from the coding sequence ATGAAGATTCTGGTGGCCTTGGCGTTTCTCGCCATCATCGCAAGCCTTGGTTCAGCGCTGTTTTTCATGATGCGCCGCGATGGCAACGATAGACAGCGCGGCAGGCAGATGGCGCGCGCCCTGGCGCTGCGCGTGGGTCTGTCGGTGGTGCTGTTCCTGTGCCTGTTGGCGGCGTGGAAGCTGGGCTACATCCAGCCCACGGGCTTGCCCGTCGGCCCACACTGA
- a CDS encoding SURF1 family protein: MGLRFWLVTLAALAAAVTTGMLGAWQLSRAAEKQAMQADIDARAQMPALGNGDLLQLQPGDLGAVLHRKVVLQGQWLPDAMVYLDNRQMQGKPGFWVLAPLRLSGGQAVVLVQRGWVPRDFQERTRLPQVQTPATQVQLQGRVTDHVVRLYEFGPSAGGDREARIRQNLDVAAYAAETGLPLLPMMVLQTDDASDGLRRDWAPVNTGVDKHYGYAFQWFGLCALVVVLYVWFQFVRRFSRRGAKSRA, encoded by the coding sequence ATGGGCCTGCGCTTCTGGCTCGTGACCCTGGCTGCCCTGGCGGCTGCCGTGACCACGGGCATGCTGGGAGCGTGGCAGCTGTCGCGGGCCGCAGAGAAGCAGGCCATGCAGGCCGACATCGACGCACGGGCGCAGATGCCGGCGCTGGGCAATGGCGATCTGCTGCAGCTGCAGCCCGGGGACCTGGGTGCGGTCCTGCATCGCAAGGTCGTGTTGCAGGGGCAATGGCTGCCGGATGCGATGGTGTATCTGGACAATCGCCAGATGCAGGGCAAGCCTGGTTTCTGGGTGCTTGCGCCACTGCGCCTGAGCGGCGGCCAGGCCGTGGTGCTGGTGCAGCGGGGCTGGGTGCCGCGCGACTTTCAGGAGCGCACGCGTCTGCCGCAGGTGCAGACACCTGCCACCCAGGTGCAGCTGCAGGGCCGCGTGACCGACCATGTCGTGCGCCTGTACGAGTTTGGCCCGTCGGCAGGCGGTGACCGGGAGGCGCGCATACGGCAAAACCTCGACGTGGCGGCGTATGCTGCGGAGACCGGACTGCCGCTGCTGCCCATGATGGTCTTGCAGACGGATGACGCCAGCGACGGCCTGCGCCGCGACTGGGCACCCGTGAATACCGGAGTGGACAAGCACTATGGTTATGCGTTTCAATGGTTTGGGCTTTGTGCTCTGGTAGTTGTTCTCTATGTCTGGTTCCAGTTCGTCCGACGTTTTTCCCGCCGTGGTGCAAAGTCCCGGGCCTGA
- a CDS encoding COX15/CtaA family protein: MNGAQPLYDLAPLLEIMALGAAIALGPLAWVWWRSRGSTPVRRLQALTLLTLFLTFDLVMFGAFTRLTDSGLGCPDWPGCYGSASPMGAHTEISAAQQALPTGPVTHGKAWVEMIHRYLATGVGVLIIALTVGAWRERAAHRVLSPWWPTATLVWVCLQGAFGALTVTMKLFPAIVTLHLIGGLVLLALLCVQAVRQTQHSRGTAPVPLAVGLRRLLGAAAALVALQCVLGGWVSTNYAVLACTTFPHCQGSWWPVMDFAQGFELWRPLGMLRDGSLIGFAALTAIHYVHRLAAYGVLLVLALLVWRMRRAQVLPDQARWLAALALLQLITGLSNVILDWPLVAAVLHTGGAAALVVVLTWALAASRPVAAGAPAARARVSASHGVSA, translated from the coding sequence ATGAACGGCGCGCAGCCGCTCTACGATCTGGCGCCGCTGCTGGAGATCATGGCCCTGGGTGCGGCGATCGCCCTCGGGCCGCTGGCGTGGGTGTGGTGGAGAAGCCGTGGCAGCACACCGGTGCGGCGCCTGCAGGCACTCACGCTGCTGACGCTGTTCCTGACCTTCGACCTGGTCATGTTCGGTGCGTTCACGCGGCTCACCGACTCGGGCCTGGGCTGCCCCGACTGGCCCGGCTGCTACGGCAGCGCCAGTCCCATGGGCGCACACACCGAGATCTCGGCCGCGCAGCAGGCCCTGCCCACGGGGCCGGTCACGCATGGCAAGGCGTGGGTGGAGATGATCCACCGCTACCTGGCCACGGGCGTGGGCGTGCTCATCATCGCCCTCACCGTGGGGGCATGGCGCGAGCGCGCCGCCCATCGTGTGCTGAGCCCCTGGTGGCCCACGGCCACGCTGGTCTGGGTCTGCCTGCAGGGGGCGTTCGGCGCGCTCACGGTGACCATGAAGCTGTTCCCGGCCATCGTCACGCTGCACCTGATCGGCGGGCTGGTGCTGCTGGCCTTGCTGTGTGTGCAGGCCGTGCGCCAGACGCAGCACAGCCGTGGCACGGCGCCCGTGCCGCTGGCCGTGGGACTGCGCCGGCTGCTCGGGGCGGCGGCGGCTCTGGTGGCTCTGCAATGCGTGCTGGGCGGCTGGGTCAGCACCAACTATGCGGTGCTGGCCTGCACCACCTTTCCCCACTGCCAGGGCAGCTGGTGGCCCGTGATGGATTTCGCCCAGGGGTTCGAGCTCTGGCGCCCCCTGGGCATGCTGCGCGACGGCAGCCTGATCGGATTTGCCGCCCTGACAGCCATCCACTACGTGCACCGGCTCGCGGCCTATGGCGTGCTGTTGGTGCTGGCGCTGCTCGTCTGGCGCATGCGGCGTGCGCAGGTGCTGCCCGATCAGGCGCGCTGGCTTGCGGCGCTGGCGCTGCTGCAATTGATCACCGGCCTGTCCAACGTGATTCTGGACTGGCCCCTGGTGGCCGCGGTGCTGCACACGGGCGGGGCCGCGGCCCTGGTCGTGGTGCTGACCTGGGCGCTGGCAGCCAGCCGCCCCGTTGCCGCCGGCGCGCCCGCTGCCCGGGCGCGCGTGTCTGCATCCCATGGAGTGTCCGCATGA
- the cyoE gene encoding heme o synthase, which yields MGGQPTLPSRMAQFYALTKPRVVQLIVFCAFIGMVLAVPGLPSAAQWGVMALASLGIWLVAGAAAAFNCLVERHIDARMKRTAWRPTAKGELTRGQALGFSALLCVVGSALLYWWVNPLTMWLTFATFVGYAVVYTVILKPLTPQNIVIGGASGAMPPVLGWAAMTGAVEAQSLILCLIIFLWTPPHFWALALYRVEDYRKSGLPMLPVTHGNEYTRLQVFLYTLILFAGCLMPFICGMSSWIYLGAAVLLSATFCVYGYWLWRDYSDVLARKTFRFSLIHLSLLFAALLVDHYVL from the coding sequence ATGGGGGGACAGCCGACGCTGCCCTCGCGCATGGCGCAGTTCTACGCGCTGACCAAGCCGCGGGTGGTGCAGCTCATCGTCTTTTGCGCCTTCATTGGCATGGTGCTGGCCGTGCCGGGTCTGCCCAGCGCTGCCCAATGGGGCGTGATGGCCTTGGCCAGCCTGGGCATCTGGCTGGTGGCGGGCGCGGCCGCGGCCTTCAACTGCCTGGTCGAACGCCATATCGACGCCCGGATGAAGCGCACCGCCTGGCGCCCCACGGCCAAGGGGGAGCTCACGCGCGGGCAGGCACTGGGCTTTTCCGCACTGCTGTGCGTGGTCGGGTCGGCGCTGCTGTACTGGTGGGTCAACCCGCTCACGATGTGGCTCACCTTCGCCACCTTTGTCGGCTATGCGGTGGTCTACACCGTCATCCTCAAGCCGCTCACGCCGCAGAACATCGTCATCGGCGGGGCGTCGGGTGCCATGCCGCCGGTACTCGGCTGGGCCGCCATGACGGGCGCCGTGGAGGCGCAGTCGCTGATCCTGTGCCTGATTATCTTTCTGTGGACGCCGCCGCATTTCTGGGCCCTGGCGCTCTACCGCGTGGAGGACTATCGCAAGTCCGGCCTGCCCATGCTGCCCGTCACCCATGGCAACGAGTACACGCGGCTGCAGGTATTCCTGTACACCTTGATCCTGTTTGCCGGCTGCCTCATGCCCTTCATCTGCGGCATGAGTTCGTGGATCTACCTGGGCGCCGCCGTGCTGCTCAGCGCCACGTTCTGCGTATATGGTTACTGGCTCTGGCGCGACTACTCCGATGTGCTCGCGCGCAAGACCTTTCGTTTTTCCCTGATCCATCTGAGCCTGCTCTTCGCGGCGCTGCTGGTGGATCACTACGTGCTGTGA
- a CDS encoding SCO family protein gives MGAAGIFSACSPQGPKFQGVDLTGMDYARDLPLEDQYGKNRTLKDFAGKVVVVFFGYTQCPDVCPTSMSELAEVKRALGADGDRLQGIFVTVDPERDTADMLKAYMASFDPSFIALRGTPEQLAAVAKDFKIYYKRVDGQTPTSYTMDHSAGSYIYDTQGRLRVYHRYGSGAQALTADVRALLAEAR, from the coding sequence ATGGGCGCTGCAGGCATTTTTTCTGCATGTTCTCCGCAGGGCCCCAAGTTCCAGGGGGTGGATTTGACCGGCATGGACTACGCGCGCGACCTGCCGCTGGAGGACCAGTACGGCAAGAATCGCACCCTCAAGGACTTTGCCGGCAAGGTGGTGGTGGTGTTCTTCGGCTACACGCAATGCCCCGACGTGTGCCCCACGTCGATGTCCGAGCTCGCCGAGGTCAAGCGCGCGCTGGGCGCCGACGGCGACAGGCTGCAGGGCATCTTCGTCACCGTCGATCCCGAGCGCGATACGGCAGACATGCTCAAGGCCTACATGGCGAGCTTCGACCCCAGCTTCATCGCCCTGCGTGGCACGCCCGAGCAGCTCGCGGCCGTGGCCAAGGATTTCAAGATTTACTACAAGCGCGTGGACGGCCAGACGCCCACGAGCTACACCATGGACCATTCCGCGGGCAGTTACATCTACGACACCCAGGGGCGCCTGCGCGTGTACCACCGCTACGGCAGCGGGGCGCAGGCCCTGACTGCCGACGTGCGCGCGCTGCTGGCCGAGGCGCGCTGA
- a CDS encoding tripartite tricarboxylate transporter substrate binding protein yields the protein MHSHFRARRDLLALGLASVCGAALADKGATSATPGWPTRPLRIIVGFPPGSSPDLTARTFAEPLSKALGQPVVVENKVGAGGNIGADAVAKARDGHTIGLFINGNLTIARLLNPQVPYDPARDLAPLSLIGVSPLVLAAPASQPGMPAGNDARAFLQAARQAGDRWNYGTPGVGTVGHLGMELLKARTGIAPVHVPYPGYPQVASAMLGGQLQMALLPPALAQAQERAGKLKLIGVTSAGRSALAPHVPSLSEAGVRDFELEIWNAFAAPAAMPAPVRARLATLIGGIARSPEVRSQLFQQGWQAVGSSAEGLARRMQADTATMGRVIREQGIRAE from the coding sequence ATGCACTCCCATTTCCGCGCGCGCCGCGACCTGCTGGCCCTGGGCCTGGCGTCGGTCTGCGGCGCAGCCCTGGCCGACAAAGGCGCCACGTCGGCCACGCCAGGCTGGCCAACCAGGCCTCTGCGCATCATCGTTGGCTTTCCGCCGGGCTCCTCGCCGGATCTGACGGCGCGCACCTTTGCCGAGCCCCTGTCCAAGGCCCTTGGGCAGCCGGTCGTCGTGGAGAACAAGGTGGGCGCGGGCGGCAACATCGGCGCCGACGCCGTGGCCAAGGCGCGCGACGGCCACACGATCGGCCTGTTCATCAACGGCAATCTGACGATCGCCAGGCTGCTCAACCCTCAGGTGCCCTACGACCCGGCGCGCGACCTGGCACCGCTGTCGCTGATCGGCGTGTCGCCGCTGGTGCTGGCCGCACCCGCAAGCCAACCCGGCATGCCCGCGGGCAACGACGCCCGCGCCTTTCTGCAGGCCGCGCGCCAGGCCGGCGACCGCTGGAACTACGGCACGCCCGGCGTGGGCACCGTGGGCCATCTGGGCATGGAGCTGCTCAAGGCGCGCACCGGCATCGCCCCGGTGCATGTGCCCTACCCCGGCTACCCGCAGGTGGCCAGCGCCATGCTCGGGGGCCAGCTGCAGATGGCGCTGCTGCCGCCGGCGCTTGCGCAGGCGCAGGAGCGCGCGGGCAAGCTCAAGCTGATCGGCGTGACATCTGCCGGGCGCAGCGCGCTCGCCCCCCATGTGCCCAGCCTGTCGGAGGCGGGGGTGCGCGACTTTGAGCTCGAGATCTGGAATGCCTTTGCGGCCCCGGCCGCCATGCCCGCACCGGTGCGCGCGCGGCTGGCCACGCTGATCGGAGGCATCGCCCGCAGCCCCGAGGTGCGCAGCCAGCTGTTCCAGCAGGGCTGGCAGGCCGTGGGTTCGTCGGCCGAGGGGCTGGCCCGGCGCATGCAGGCCGACACGGCCACCATGGGCCGCGTGATCCGCGAACAGGGCATTCGGGCGGAGTGA
- the rpoH gene encoding RNA polymerase sigma factor RpoH, translated as MNLQTASTATTLAPANPWALVPPLGNLDAYISAVNRLPLLTQEEEQRYAQQLKNDNDLEAAGRLVLSHLRLVVSISRQYLGYGLPHGDLIQEGNVGLMKAVRRFDPDQGVRLVSYAMHWIKAEIHEYILKNWRMFKVATTKAQRKLFFNLRSMKQGFKADAIDADTHRETLSEHEIDLVAEQLNVKREEVIEMETRLAGGDVLLDPAPADDGEQAFGPIAYLADAAHEPTAMIESRQRDMLATDGIATALAGLDARSRRIVEERWLKVNDDGSGGMTLHELAAEYGVSAERIRQIEVAAMKKMKKALAEYA; from the coding sequence ATGAACCTCCAGACTGCCTCCACCGCGACGACGCTGGCGCCCGCCAACCCCTGGGCCCTGGTTCCTCCGCTGGGCAACCTGGACGCGTACATCTCGGCCGTCAACCGCCTGCCCCTGCTGACGCAGGAGGAGGAGCAGCGATACGCGCAGCAGCTCAAGAACGACAACGACCTGGAGGCCGCGGGCCGTCTGGTGCTGTCGCACCTGCGCCTGGTGGTGTCCATCTCGCGCCAGTACCTGGGCTATGGCCTGCCGCATGGCGACCTGATCCAGGAAGGCAACGTGGGCCTGATGAAGGCCGTGCGCCGCTTCGACCCGGACCAGGGCGTGCGCCTGGTGAGCTATGCCATGCACTGGATCAAGGCCGAGATCCACGAATACATCCTGAAGAACTGGCGCATGTTCAAGGTGGCGACCACCAAGGCCCAGCGCAAGCTGTTCTTCAACCTGCGCTCCATGAAGCAAGGCTTCAAGGCCGATGCCATCGACGCCGACACGCACCGCGAGACCCTGTCCGAGCATGAGATCGACCTCGTGGCCGAGCAGCTCAACGTCAAGCGCGAAGAGGTCATCGAGATGGAAACGCGCCTGGCCGGCGGCGACGTGCTGCTTGACCCGGCCCCAGCGGACGACGGCGAGCAGGCCTTCGGCCCCATCGCCTATCTGGCCGACGCGGCCCATGAGCCCACGGCCATGATCGAGTCGCGCCAGCGCGACATGCTGGCCACCGACGGCATTGCCACGGCGCTGGCCGGCCTGGACGCGCGCAGCCGCCGCATCGTCGAAGAGCGCTGGCTCAAGGTGAACGACGATGGCTCGGGCGGCATGACGCTGCACGAGCTGGCCGCCGAATACGGCGTGAGCGCCGAGCGCATCCGCCAGATCGAGGTGGCGGCGATGAAGAAGATGAAGAAGGCGCTGGCCGAGTACGCCTGA
- the cutA gene encoding divalent-cation tolerance protein CutA, translated as MPDTTPSIAVVTTTVASAADARRLAAGAVQARLAACVQVQAIDSHYVWQGAQQEDAEWRLVCKTLPQAAPALCAWLRGQHPYEVPQLLTRTEQAEADYADWVVQQVDG; from the coding sequence ATGCCTGACACCACGCCATCCATCGCCGTCGTGACCACCACCGTCGCCAGTGCCGCCGACGCCAGGCGCCTGGCCGCGGGCGCCGTGCAGGCGCGGCTGGCCGCCTGCGTGCAGGTGCAGGCGATTGACTCGCACTATGTCTGGCAGGGCGCGCAGCAGGAGGATGCCGAGTGGCGTCTGGTCTGCAAGACCCTGCCCCAGGCCGCGCCCGCGCTCTGCGCCTGGCTGCGGGGCCAGCACCCCTATGAGGTGCCGCAGCTGCTCACGCGCACCGAGCAGGCTGAAGCGGACTACGCCGACTGGGTGGTGCAGCAGGTGGATGGATAG
- the ftsY gene encoding signal recognition particle-docking protein FtsY translates to MFSFFKKKSPSPAAPTETPAPDAAPATPVSAPQADTPATDTPKSGGALGWLRKSLGGQDAPAAQAPATPDAAPPAVPEPAPKPEGARQGWMERLKSGLRKTGSSIATVFTGTQINDALYEELEDALLMADTGVKATQHLLTDLKRRVKETKTTEPAAVKALLADALADLLRPLEKPLVIGEHSPTVIMVAGVNGAGKTTSIGKLTKHLADHGESVLLAAADTFRAAAREQLGVWATRNTVEIISQEGGDPAAVSFDAVTAGRARGKDVVLVDTAGRLPTQLHLMEELKKIRRVVTKAEASAPHEVLLVIDGNTGQNALTQVRAFDDALQLTGLIVTKLDGTAKGGVLAAIAQERPVPVYFIGVGEKVEDLETFNAREFAQALLA, encoded by the coding sequence ATGTTCAGTTTCTTCAAGAAAAAATCCCCCTCGCCCGCCGCGCCCACCGAGACGCCGGCGCCCGATGCCGCACCCGCCACCCCTGTCTCCGCCCCACAGGCCGACACGCCTGCGACCGACACGCCCAAGAGCGGCGGCGCCCTCGGCTGGTTGCGCAAGTCCCTGGGTGGCCAGGATGCACCCGCAGCCCAGGCTCCAGCCACACCGGACGCGGCCCCGCCCGCCGTGCCCGAGCCTGCCCCAAAACCCGAGGGCGCGCGCCAGGGCTGGATGGAGCGCCTGAAGTCCGGCCTGCGCAAGACCGGCAGCTCCATTGCCACGGTGTTCACGGGCACGCAGATCAACGACGCGCTCTACGAGGAGCTCGAGGACGCGCTGCTCATGGCCGACACGGGCGTCAAGGCCACGCAGCATCTGCTCACCGACCTCAAGCGCCGCGTGAAGGAGACCAAGACCACCGAGCCCGCCGCCGTCAAGGCGCTGCTGGCCGACGCCCTGGCCGACCTGCTGCGCCCGCTGGAAAAGCCGCTGGTCATAGGCGAGCACAGCCCCACCGTGATCATGGTGGCCGGCGTGAACGGCGCGGGCAAGACCACGTCGATTGGCAAGCTCACCAAGCATCTGGCCGACCATGGCGAGAGCGTGCTGCTGGCCGCGGCCGACACCTTCCGCGCCGCGGCGCGCGAGCAGCTCGGCGTCTGGGCCACGCGCAACACCGTGGAGATCATCAGCCAGGAAGGCGGCGACCCCGCCGCCGTGAGCTTTGACGCCGTCACCGCCGGGCGCGCGCGCGGCAAGGACGTGGTGCTGGTGGACACGGCCGGCCGCCTGCCCACGCAGCTGCACCTGATGGAGGAGCTGAAAAAAATCCGCCGCGTGGTCACCAAGGCCGAGGCCAGCGCCCCGCACGAGGTACTGCTGGTGATCGACGGCAACACCGGCCAGAACGCCCTGACCCAGGTGCGCGCCTTCGACGATGCGCTGCAGCTCACGGGCCTGATCGTCACCAAATTGGACGGCACGGCCAAGGGCGGCGTGCTCGCGGCCATCGCCCAGGAGCGGCCCGTGCCGGTCTACTTCATCGGCGTGGGCGAGAAGGTCGAAGACCTCGAAACCTTCAACGCGCGCGAATTCGCCCAGGCGCTGCTGGCCTGA
- a CDS encoding pitrilysin family protein gives MKRAITLLGLLACLHAGAQSASAFPTVAPLATNSTGAQLFTLRNGMQLIVQPDRRAPTAVHMVWLRVGSMDEVDGTSGVAHVLEHMMFKGSKKLPPGEFSRRVAALGGQENAFTSRDYTGYYQQIPASRLADVMRLESDRFAHNQWPDAEFAKEIEVVKEERRMRTEDQPRAALIEQLYASTFIASPYRRPVVGWMSDLDAMTPDDVREFHRRWYVPQNAVVVVAGDVEPAQVLALAQKTYGVIPERALPVRKPRTEPEQQGLRRIAFKAPAEQAYVALAFHVPGIKRIAPMDADDRDALALLVLSAVLSGYDGARLERALTQGDDRVADSASSQASILGRGPSLFLMTGVPAAGKTAAQVEQALRAELARVARDGVSAAELERVKTQWAASTIYARDSLYSQASDLGSNWVQDLPLDADERLLQLLRGVTPQEVQSVAARYFGDDQLTVATLLPQPVAQGAKKRAAPATDAGGRMH, from the coding sequence ATGAAACGCGCTATCACCCTTTTGGGCCTGCTGGCCTGCCTGCATGCGGGGGCACAGTCCGCATCGGCTTTCCCCACCGTTGCGCCGCTCGCCACGAACTCCACGGGGGCGCAGCTGTTCACTTTGAGGAACGGCATGCAGCTCATCGTCCAGCCTGACCGGCGTGCGCCCACGGCGGTGCACATGGTCTGGCTGCGTGTGGGCTCCATGGACGAGGTCGACGGCACCTCGGGCGTGGCCCATGTGCTCGAGCACATGATGTTCAAGGGCTCGAAGAAGCTGCCGCCGGGCGAGTTCTCGCGCCGCGTGGCGGCCCTGGGCGGGCAGGAGAACGCCTTCACCAGCCGCGACTACACGGGCTATTACCAGCAGATCCCGGCGAGCCGTCTGGCTGACGTGATGCGGCTCGAGTCCGACCGCTTTGCCCACAACCAGTGGCCCGACGCCGAGTTCGCCAAGGAGATCGAGGTCGTCAAGGAGGAGCGCCGCATGCGCACCGAGGACCAGCCGCGCGCCGCGCTCATCGAGCAGCTCTACGCCTCGACCTTCATCGCCTCGCCTTACCGCCGGCCCGTGGTGGGCTGGATGAGCGACCTCGATGCCATGACGCCCGACGACGTGCGCGAGTTTCACCGCCGGTGGTATGTGCCGCAGAACGCCGTCGTGGTGGTGGCCGGCGACGTGGAGCCGGCCCAGGTGCTGGCGCTCGCGCAGAAGACCTATGGCGTCATCCCCGAGCGCGCGCTGCCCGTGCGCAAGCCGCGCACCGAGCCCGAGCAGCAGGGCCTGCGCCGCATCGCCTTCAAGGCGCCGGCCGAGCAGGCCTATGTGGCGCTGGCCTTCCATGTGCCGGGCATCAAGCGCATAGCGCCCATGGATGCCGACGACCGCGACGCGCTGGCACTCCTCGTGCTCTCGGCCGTGCTCAGCGGCTATGACGGCGCGCGCCTGGAGCGCGCCCTCACGCAGGGCGACGACCGCGTGGCCGACAGCGCGAGCAGCCAGGCCTCCATCCTCGGGCGTGGGCCCTCGCTGTTTCTGATGACCGGCGTGCCCGCCGCGGGCAAGACCGCGGCCCAGGTCGAGCAGGCGCTGCGCGCCGAGCTCGCGCGCGTGGCGCGCGATGGCGTGAGCGCGGCCGAGCTCGAACGCGTGAAGACGCAGTGGGCGGCATCGACCATTTACGCGCGCGACTCGCTCTACAGCCAGGCGAGCGACCTGGGCAGCAACTGGGTGCAGGACCTGCCGCTGGACGCGGACGAGCGCCTGCTCCAGCTGCTGCGCGGCGTCACCCCCCAGGAGGTGCAGTCCGTGGCCGCGCGCTACTTTGGCGACGACCAGCTCACCGTGGCCACGCTGCTGCCCCAGCCCGTGGCACAGGGCGCGAAGAAGCGCGCCGCCCCCGCAACCGACGCCGGTGGGCGCATGCATTGA